The Brachyspira hyodysenteriae ATCC 27164 sequence GATCCTAGCAAATATGATTCTGATATGTATATTAATCTAATAGCTGCAAGATTAGAAGATGAGGATAACAGTCTTTATAAAACTATAGCTGAAGCTTATAAAAAAAGAATAAAAGAGGTTGTAGAATCAGGAAAATTAGAGGGAATTATCATCAATTATTAATAGTTTTTATTGAAATTATTCAAAAAATAATATAATCTAAATAAATTAATTTCATTAAAATTTTATAAAGGAGCGAAAATGAAAAAATTTTTATTATTGGTATCATCAGCCATATTATCATTAATGATATTATCATGCGGAAATACTTCTTCTGGTGATCAAAAGATAGTTAAAGTTGGTTTTGCTGGAGAGTCTGATTATCAAATTTGGGATCCTATAGTAGCTAAATTAGCTGAAGAAGGAATTAAAGTAGAGCTAGTATCTTTCTCTGATTATACTATACCTAATCAGGCTTTGAATGACGGAGAAATTGACTTGAATGCTTTTCAGCATTATGCATACTTTAATGATGAAGTATCAAATAAAGGATATGACTTAACTGCTATTGCTGATACTTATATATCTGCTATGAATATTTATTCTACTAATATTACTGATGTAAAAGAATTAAAAAACGGCGATAAAATAGCTATACCTAATGACCCTTCTAATGGAGGAAGAGCTTTAAAAGTTCTTCAGGCTGCAGGAATCATTAAAGTAAAACCTGAAGCAGGAGATACTCCTAGCGTAAGCGATATAATAGAAAATCCTTTAAACATTGAAATAGTTGAAATGGATGCGGGTGCTATTTACGGTGTTCTTCCTGATGTTGCTTGTGCTGTTATCAATGGAAACTATGCTATAGACTTCGGTTTGAATCCTGGTTCTGATTATATATTCAAAGATGATCCTTCTATTTACAGCGGAAAATCTTTTGTTAATTTAATAGCTGCAAGAACTAAAGATAAAGATAATGAATTATACAAAAAAGTTGTAGAAACTTATCAATCTGAAATAGTAGAAAAAGTTTATAATGAAAATTTCTTAGGTTCTTATCTTCCTACTTGGAAATAATATAAATATTAATTGAATAATATTTGAATTATAAAAAGAAAAGCATGAGATTTTTATTATCTCATGCTTTTTTATTTTGTTTTTTATATCATAATAATTTAATTAATCTAAATCGATATCATCATCTTCTTCATCTAAAGAAGGCTCTAATATAGCATCTTTACCTGTACTCATTATATCATTAACCAATTCATTAATATCTTCTTTATCAGATGAAAAATATTCTAATAACATAGAAAAATTCATTCCTGCTATAAGTCTAATATTAAATTTATTTTTCTCTTTTTTTGAAAATATATTTCCTATATTAAAAGGAGTTCCGCCATATAAATCTGCTAATATTATAATATCTTTCACATCATTCATTTCATCTAAGCAGCTTTGTAATTTTTTGGAAGTTCCTTCAAATCCGTCATCAGCTGACATGCATACTGTACGATATCCTGAAACTTCTCCTAATATCATTTTAGCAGATTCCATTATTTCATGAGCAAAATTACCATGGCTCATAAGTATTAAACTAGGTTTCATTTATTCCTCCATAAATATTTTATTAATTTCTTCTCTCAATTCTAAATAGGTATTATTATTTCTATTGGGGTGAATTCTGTTTGTAAGAACTATCATAGCCTCTTTAGAATTTAAATTTATTAATATAGAAGTTCCTGTAAAACCTGTATGATATAAAGTATATTTTCCATATCTTTTATCCCAGCCTAAAGTTCTATCTCCAAAATTAATATCTATTAATTTTTTTATTGAACTATGAGATAAAATTTTTTCATCGTCTTTTAATATAGAACAAACAAAAATATTTAAATCTTCAAGCGTAGAAAATAATCCTGCACTTCCTATCTCTCCTAAAGCATAAGCTTTGGAGTCATGAACTTCTCCGCATATTATTCCTCTTTTATCTGTAATCTCAGTTGGTATGCAGTAATATTTATTTGAAGGATAATATGAAGTATTATTCATATCAGCAGAATTAAAAATATAATCTTTAAATGCTTTATCTAAATTGAGATTTGTAATATTTTCTATTATAAATCCAAGTATAATAAAGCCTATATCAGAGTATATTGTTTTATGATAGTTTTCTTTATTTATAATAGTGTTATTAAATATTTTATTTCTATCTATATTGGTTTTATCTTCTAAATCTGCTTTAAGTCCTGAATTATGAAGCAGAAGCTCTTCTATAGTAATATTTTCATCTTTGAAATTACTGCAGAATTTAACAGCTTTATCATATAAATTGATTTTACCTAAATCCAATAATTTAAGCATCATTGAGGCAGTACCTACAACTTTTGTAAGCGAAGCTAAATCATAAATACTATTACTATCAACTTTATTTAAATTATTAGTTCCGTAAACACCTATATAATTATTTTTAATATAATTGTCTTTTATAAAACTATATGAAGCATTATATACGATATTATTTTCTACCGCTTTATTCAACATAGATGATATAGTGTCAAATTTATCCACAGTAATCCCTTTAAGTATAAATTATAATTTTTTAGGCACTTTTAGCTTTTTCTATAGCTATTCTCACCATGTTATTAGATTCTTTCAAAAGTTTCTGAGCTTTATCTTTATCTATAGAAGCCTTATTCATTATTATTGATACAGCAACAGATTTTCCGGATTCTTCAAATAATTTAGATGACTTTTCTATGTCAAGCCCTGTTATTGAAGATATCATTCTTACAGCTCTAGTTTCCAACTTTTTATTTGTAGGAAGCACATTAACCATATAGTTTCCGTACACCATTCCTGATTTTATCATCACACCTGTTGAAATACTGTTTACAACCATCTTAGCAGCTGTTCCAGATTTCATTCTAGTAGAACCAGATATTACTTCAGCCCCTACTATAGGAGTAATAACTATATCAGCAGATTTCTCAACATTTTCATTTCTATTTGATGATATCATCACAGTTAATGCCCCTACTTCTTTCGCATAATCTAATCCTCCTAATACATAAGGAGTTCTTCCGCTTGCAGCTATTCCTACAACGCAGTCTAAATTAGAAAGTTTGCAATTTACTAAATCTTCTCTTCCTAATTCTCTTGAATCTTCTGCGCCTTCAACAGCTCTGTACATAGCTTCTTTTCCGCCTGCTATGAGTCCGAAAGCTCTTTCAGGTGAAACATTGTATGTCGGAGTAAGCTCTACTGCATCTAAAGTACCCATTCTTCCAGATGAACCGGCACCTATATATATTAATCTGCCGCCTTTTACATATCTTTTTGCTATTTCATCTATAGCTTTTGCAATATTTTCACTTTCTTTGCCTACTGCCTCAGCAACTTTAACATCTTCAGAATTTATTATCTTAACCATTTCTATAGTACTTAAAGCATCTATATTCTTAGAATTTTCATTTACAGATTCTGTTACAAGATTATCTAAATTTTCCATATTTTATAACTCCATGTATACTTATTCTTCATCATCTAATTTTAATTCTCTAGTTAGAATGCTTGTATTTATGAGATTCTCTTTTATATTTTCAAAGTCTTTCTGTATAGCTCCGAAGTATAAAAGATCGCTCACAATAAGAGATGAATATTTTGAAGTAATAGCACCCATTCTGGTAAGCTCTTCATTATTAGGAACAGTGATCAAAACATCAGCCATCTTAGAAAGATTATTTGTTTTCTTTCTTGTTACAGCTATTATAGATGCTTTTTTTGAAGAAGCTATTTTCACAGGATAAATAACTTCATTAGTTCTGCCGCTATATGAAAAGGCTATAACTACATCTTCCTCTGTAAGATAATTAAAAAACTCAGCATTTAAATGTGCATCTTCATAAAAGAAAGCATTGAAATTTGCTCTCTTAAGTTTATGAAATAAATCATAAGCTGATATAGAAGAAGCTCCTATACCAAGCATATATATATTTCTTGCATTTCTTATTAGTTTAAAAGCCTTCTCCAAAGCCTCTTTATCTAATTGATAGAAAAAGTCTTCATTAGAGGATTTTATTAAAAGCATAATCTTATTGCATAGTTCTTCTACATTATCATCAGCTGATATTATGGTATTGATATTATATTTATTATCATCCTCACCATTTTTACTTGCTATAGATATTTTAAGTTCATCTAATCCCTTAAACCCAAGATCCTTAGCAAATCTAACCACAGAAGCAGATGATACTCCGCAGTTTTTTGAAATATCTAATGCAGTTAATTTAATAACCTCTTTTGGGTTTGACAAAATATAATTAGATATTTTCTTGTATGCTTTACTAAAATCTTCGTATTTATCTCTTATTATTAAATATGCATTCATTTTTACCACTCTTATTTTAAATATGCTTCTATAGATTGATCGGATTCATTTGGAAGCATTTGAGCAGTTACTTTTATACCATCGGCTATCATATCTTTTATTAATGCTATATCTTCATCTGTAAGGTTTACAGATTTCTTTATTTGCACAGAGCCTTCTTTTTTAGCTACATTACCAATATTAACAGTTTCTATAGGTACGCCGTCTTTGATTATCTTATTCATATCTTCTATATTTTTAGTTATTAAAAATATTTTATCTTCATCATATACGCCTTCTTTAAACTTTTCTGCAGCTTTAGCTTTTGATAATATTGATAATTTTACTCCTGCAGGTTTTGATATTTTTAAAGCGGCTATTATAGTTTCATCTTTAACAGCCTGATCATTAACTACAGCTATTCTTGTAGCTCCTACAGTATTTGTCCATACCATAGCAACTTGTCCATGTATTAATCTTTCATCTACTCTAGCATTTACTATACTCATATTATTATCTCCTTTTTATATATTTTAAAAATTATTTACTAAATAAACCAATAACAAAATCAAGCATTCCTTGAGAATTACCCAATACCATTCCTATTGCTATTATTACTACGATCAAATGAGTAGAATTAAATTTCTTCTTACCCAATAGCCAATAAGAGAATAATACTACAAGAAGCGGTATTAATGAAGGCATTATCTTATCAAGCATTGACTGTATATCCAAAGAAACCTCACCTAAATTGAATGTAAGATTAAGTTTATAAGTTATAACA is a genomic window containing:
- a CDS encoding MetQ/NlpA family ABC transporter substrate-binding protein, whose amino-acid sequence is MKKFLLLVSSAILSLMILSCGNTSSGDQKIVKVGFAGESDYQIWDPIVAKLAEEGIKVELVSFSDYTIPNQALNDGEIDLNAFQHYAYFNDEVSNKGYDLTAIADTYISAMNIYSTNITDVKELKNGDKIAIPNDPSNGGRALKVLQAAGIIKVKPEAGDTPSVSDIIENPLNIEIVEMDAGAIYGVLPDVACAVINGNYAIDFGLNPGSDYIFKDDPSIYSGKSFVNLIAARTKDKDNELYKKVVETYQSEIVEKVYNENFLGSYLPTWK
- a CDS encoding PTS sugar transporter subunit IIA produces the protein MKPSLILMSHGNFAHEIMESAKMILGEVSGYRTVCMSADDGFEGTSKKLQSCLDEMNDVKDIIILADLYGGTPFNIGNIFSKKEKNKFNIRLIAGMNFSMLLEYFSSDKEDINELVNDIMSTGKDAILEPSLDEEDDDIDLD
- a CDS encoding serine hydrolase domain-containing protein; its protein translation is MDKFDTISSMLNKAVENNIVYNASYSFIKDNYIKNNYIGVYGTNNLNKVDSNSIYDLASLTKVVGTASMMLKLLDLGKINLYDKAVKFCSNFKDENITIEELLLHNSGLKADLEDKTNIDRNKIFNNTIINKENYHKTIYSDIGFIILGFIIENITNLNLDKAFKDYIFNSADMNNTSYYPSNKYYCIPTEITDKRGIICGEVHDSKAYALGEIGSAGLFSTLEDLNIFVCSILKDDEKILSHSSIKKLIDINFGDRTLGWDKRYGKYTLYHTGFTGTSILINLNSKEAMIVLTNRIHPNRNNNTYLELREEINKIFMEE
- the murQ gene encoding N-acetylmuramic acid 6-phosphate etherase, translated to MENLDNLVTESVNENSKNIDALSTIEMVKIINSEDVKVAEAVGKESENIAKAIDEIAKRYVKGGRLIYIGAGSSGRMGTLDAVELTPTYNVSPERAFGLIAGGKEAMYRAVEGAEDSRELGREDLVNCKLSNLDCVVGIAASGRTPYVLGGLDYAKEVGALTVMISSNRNENVEKSADIVITPIVGAEVISGSTRMKSGTAAKMVVNSISTGVMIKSGMVYGNYMVNVLPTNKKLETRAVRMISSITGLDIEKSSKLFEESGKSVAVSIIMNKASIDKDKAQKLLKESNNMVRIAIEKAKSA
- a CDS encoding MurR/RpiR family transcriptional regulator — its product is MNAYLIIRDKYEDFSKAYKKISNYILSNPKEVIKLTALDISKNCGVSSASVVRFAKDLGFKGLDELKISIASKNGEDDNKYNINTIISADDNVEELCNKIMLLIKSSNEDFFYQLDKEALEKAFKLIRNARNIYMLGIGASSISAYDLFHKLKRANFNAFFYEDAHLNAEFFNYLTEEDVVIAFSYSGRTNEVIYPVKIASSKKASIIAVTRKKTNNLSKMADVLITVPNNEELTRMGAITSKYSSLIVSDLLYFGAIQKDFENIKENLINTSILTRELKLDDEE
- a CDS encoding PTS system mannose/fructose/N-acetylgalactosamine-transporter subunit IIB — encoded protein: MSIVNARVDERLIHGQVAMVWTNTVGATRIAVVNDQAVKDETIIAALKISKPAGVKLSILSKAKAAEKFKEGVYDEDKIFLITKNIEDMNKIIKDGVPIETVNIGNVAKKEGSVQIKKSVNLTDEDIALIKDMIADGIKVTAQMLPNESDQSIEAYLK